A segment of the Deltaproteobacteria bacterium genome:
GACCAGTTCTCGCTCAACTTGGGCCCGCACGCGCTCTATCGTGGCGGAGCCGGCATCCGAATACTGCGCGAATTGGGGGTGCCGTTCGATGGTGGTAGCCCGAGTGTCTCGGGTGGCTACGCGGTGGACAAGGGCAGAGTGCACACCCTTCCCGGAGGCCTGCTGTCGCTGCTGACTACCGGGTTGTTGCCCGTCGGCGGGAAGATCGAGCTCGCCCGGGTGCTCGGCTCGCTGCAGAAGATCAACACCGACACCATTCAGCGGACAAGCGTGCGCCAGTGGCTCGACAGCACGATCCGGCATCCGCAGACCCGCAGCGTGGTGCAAGCACTGACACGACTGAGCAGCTACGCCAACGAACCCGAGCGCCAGAGCGCCGGCACGGCCGTGGCACAAGTCCAAATCGCGCTTGCGCGCAGTGTCATGTATCCCAACGGCGGCTGGCAGGTACTGGTGGACGGCCTGCGCCGCATCGCCGAGGCGGCTGGGGTGCGTATCTGTGGCGGCAGCCGGGTGGTTGCGGTCGAGCACGACGACGCTGCGCGAGGCGTGCGCTTGGCCGATGGTACCAGCCATCGTGCCACGGCTGTGATCGTGGCGCTGGGCGCGAGCGAGGCTGCGGGCCTGCTCTCGGACAGCCCGGTCGGCCGCTGGGCCGCGGCGGCGGTTCCGGTTAAAGCTGCGTGCCTGGACGTGGCGCTGCGGCGGGTTCCGCGGCCGGCTGCTAGTTTCGCCCTCGGTATTGATCGGCCGCTGTACTTCTCGATCCACTCCGCGGTCGCGAAGCTGGCACCGGCGCCCGGCGCGGTGATGCACGCGGCCAAGTACCTTAGTTCCGAACCCAGTGATCCGAAATCCGACGAACAGGAATTGGAGCAGCTGCTGGATCTCGTACAGCCAGGCTGGCGCTCCGAGGTGGTGGAGCGACGCTTTCTCCCCAACATGGTGGCGTGCTCGGCGCTGGCAACCGCGGAGATGGGCGGGATCGGTGGCCGCCCGGGTGTGGAAGTTCCGGAAATTCGCAATCTCTACGTCGCCGGCGATTGGGTGGGGTCACAGGGCTGGCTAGCCGACGGCAGCTTGGCCAGCGCCAAGCGAGCCGCGCAGTTAGCGATAGCGGGCGCCGCTGGTGCAGGTGCTCTGGCTGCCTGACGCCGGCGTGTGCTACGGGAAAGCGATGCGCGCGCGTCCGCGACGTGGAGCCTTCAGTCGTGAATCTTGTCAGGGACTGCCAGAGATGCCCAAACGACAGCAGGCGAGTTTCAGGTCAGCGGATGGAAATCAAGGTGCCGGCTTCACTTCCGCTTACGCTGTGGTCCGGCGGTGAGACGGGCAGGGCAGGGACGCGGTGATTGCACCGGCATTTGACGGCGCGTTTCGCGCCCACGAGCGCTTCCTCTGGGGCCTCTGCTACCGGCTGACGGGCAGCGCCGCCGATGCCGATGACCTGGTGCAAGAGACCTTCGTGCGGGCGATCGAGCGCCCGCCGCTCGGGCCGCAAGAGTCCTGGCGCGGCTGGCTGGTGCAGGTGGCGATGAACCTCGGCCGTGATCTGCTGCGGCGGCGCCGCCGGCAGGCGTATGTCGGGCCGTGGCTGCCCGCGCCGATCGAAACCGCCGAGGATGAGCCGCCCGCCTTCGAGCTCCCGCTTGACGGCACCATGACCACCGAAGGCCGCTACGATCTGCTCGAAAGCGTATCTTTCGCCTTCCTGCTCGCGCTGGAGGCACTGACGCCGCAGCAACGGGCAGTGCTGTTGCTGCGCGACGTCTTCGACTACAGCGTGCGTGAGACCGCGGCCGCACTGGCCATCTCCGAGCCCTGCGTGAAGACCACCCATCATCGTGCCCGGCGGGTCTTGCGCGACTACGACCGGGAGCGGCAAGTGCCCACCCGTGCGCTGCAAGAGCAAACCCGGCAGGTGCTGGTGCAGTTCATGGCGGCGGTGGCGAACGGCGACGTCGCCGCGGTCGAGGCGCTGCTGGCGCAGTCGGTGCGCTGTGTCAGCGACGGGGCGGGCGAGTACTTCACCGGCAAGATTCCGATCATTGGCCCCGCGCGAGTGGCCCGCTTCAACGTCAAACTCGGCCAGCGCCGGCTGCACGGCGCCCGCTTCGAGCTGCGCATGATCAATGGCCTGCCGGCAATGGTGGGTGAGTTCAGCGGCGGGCGCCCGGGTGAACCGCCGCGCCTGGTGATGCGCTGCGATCTCGATCGCGACGGCCGCATCGGCGCGCTGCAGTTTGTCGTCGCCACGCGCAAGCTGAGCGCCGTCCGCTTTCCGCTGCCGGGCTGAGCCGACGCCAAGGAACCGAGACGGCATTGTCCGTGGCCGCGCCGCTTGATAACAAGAGGCCCGCCTGGAGGACGAAGCGAATGGCTGCGATCGGACAAGTACTGCGTGCGGGAATTGCCGCCGTCGTGTTGGCGTTGCTGGCGCTCACGCCGGCCTGGGCCGGTGGCGACTGGAATGACGGGCAAGTCCAGTGGCAGCCCTACGCCGAGGGCTTGCAGTTGGCGAAGAAGACCAAGAAGCCCATTTGCCTCGTCTTCTACACCGACTGGTGCCCGCACTGTAACAATTACAGCGGCGTGTTCCACGACCCCAAGGTGGTCGCCAAGTCAAATCAATTTGTGATGATTCGTCTCAACAGCGATGAGAACAAAGAGCTGGGCCAGCAGTACGCCGGCGACGGCCAGTACATCCCGCGCACGTTCTTCCTCTCGCCCGAAGGCAAGCTCGAGCCCGCGATCGCGCTGGCACGCGATCGCTTCAAGTACTTCTATGACGAAAAGAACCCGGCCTCGCTCTTGGATGGAATGGACGAGGCGCTGAAGAAGTTGCGCTGACCGGGACGAAACCGCGCGGAGCTTACCGGTTATTGTCGTCGAAGCGATTGCCGAGCACGCCACAAGGAGGAGACGATGGATTTCTCGCTGCCGCCTGAGATCGAGCAGCTGTGCGACAACGTGCGCGCGTTCATGGACGAGCACGTCTACCCGCTCGAGCGCCAGCATCACAGCTGGGTCATGGAAGTGGGCGGGCCGGCATATCCGCCCTGGGTCAAGGCCATCCAGGCCAAGGCCAAGGCGGCGGGGTATTGGGCCTTCCATCTGCCCAAGGAAGCCGGCGGGGCCGGCCTGCCGTTCATGTACTACGTCTTCGTCAACGAAATCCTCGGCCGCAGCCCGATCGCACCGTTGTGCTTCGGCTCGCAAGCGCCGGACTCGGGCAACGCCGAGATCCTGTGGAAGTTCGGCAGCGAGGAGCAGAAGCAGCGCTGGCTCAAGCCGCTGGTCAACGGCGACATCCGCAGCTGCTTCTCGATGACCGAGCCCGAGGTCGCCGGTTCCGATCCGCGCTTGCTGCGCACCACCGCCAAGCGCGAAGGTGACCACTACGTCATCAATGGTCACAAGTGGTTCACCAGCGGCGGGCACGGGGCGTCGTTCGCGATCGTGATGGCGATGACCAACCCGGAGCAGGAGAACCCCTACCTGCGCTTCAGCCAGATCATCGTGCCCACCGATACGCCCGGGTTCAAGATCGCGCGCGGTGTGCCGGTGATGGGCGACTACGACAACCATCACGCCGAGATCTGGTACGAGGACTGCCGCGTGCCGATCACCAACCGCCTCGGCGGTGAAGGCACCGGCTTCGTGATTGCGCAGGAACGGCTTGGACCCGGCCGCATCCACCATTGCATGCGCTGGCTGGGCGTGGCGCAGCGCGCCTTCGAGCTCATGTGTCAGTACGCCACCCAGCGCGAGATGTTCGGCAGCACGCTGTCACGCAAGGCCAACATCCAGGATTGGATCGCCGAGGCGCGCGCCGACATCCAAGCGGCGCGGCTGATGACGTTGCACGCGGCGTGGAAGATCGACACCGCCGGCGCCAGCGGCGCGCGCGAGGAGATTTCGCTGATCAAGTTCTTCGGTGCCAAGGTGCTGCACAGCGTTGTTGATAAGGCCATCCAGGTCTACGGCGCCGCCGGCGTCACCGAAGACCATCCCCTGGCCATGTTCTACCGCCACGCCCGCTTCGCCCGCATCTACGATGGGCCGGACGAAGTCCACAAGATGGTGGTGGCGCGCAGGATTCTGGCGCAGTACGAGGGGAAGAAGCGGTAGGGTCATCATCGTGGCGCGGATTTGTGCTGGGGTTTTTGGGGCTATTCAGAAACGGCCCGTCGCTACCAAACGGCCCCGGGCTCCATTATGCTTCAAGCCGGGATGGGTGAGGCCGGATGAAGTTCAGCGAGTTGGTAAGGCTGCTCGAGCAGAACGGCTTCAGTCTCGTGCGGGAGAAGGGATCAATCCGCTATTACGGTAAGCACGGTGTGCGGAGGCTGATCCGTGTCGATTACCACGGCGCGAAGGAAGTGCCGAGCGGGACCTGCAATGCGATACTGAAGGCCGCCGAACTGAAGCCACGCCAGGAGGGCGGAGATGATTGACTTGAAGTACTCGTTGGTGATCGAAGCGACCGAGGACCCCAGCTTCTTTGGCTTCTACTCACCGGACCTGGAAGGGTTCACGGGAGTCGGCCACTCGGTGGAGGATTGCTTGTACAAGGCGAGGTGGGGCATCGAGGAACATGTTTCGATGCTGCGAGAAACCGGCCTGCCTGTGCCGAAGCCCAATCCGCATCCGACGATCATGATCCAGAACGAGAGGCGCGCGGCGTAGCGCGATCTCGCCGGCTTCGCTCGCATCCACACCGCCAGGCGCACCGGTTGTCGCGCAGCTCATCCCGGCGCAGTACGAGGGGAAGAAGCAGCGGTAGGAAGACGAGGAGGTTCTGATGATCAAGCTGTATCACGGCCCGCGCACCCGCTCGGTGCGCATCTACTGGCTGCTCGAAGAGTTGGGGTTGCCGTACGAACTGGTGACGGTACCGTTCGTGGCACCGCTGCCGCCGGCCAAGCCGTTCAGTCAAGCGACGCCAGCTGGAAAGTTCCCGACGCTCGAAGACGGCGAGGTGACGATGTTCGAGTCGGGGGCCATTCTCGAATACGTGATCGAGCGCTATGGCCAGGGCCGCTTGGCGCCGGCGCCGGGCACGCCGCAGCGTGCCGCCTTCTTGCAATGGGTGCACTTTTCCGAAGCCACCGCGTTTCCGCCGCTCGGCAACATTGCGTGGCACATGTTCCGGCAAGACGCGGACAGCATACCGGCGGCGATGGCCGATTACCGCACGTGGGCGGTGGCCGCCTTGGACGTGCTCGAAAAGGCACTGGCCGGAAGGCAGTATCTGCTCGGCCCCGACTTCTCCGCCGCCGACATCATGGTGGGCTACACCGTGCAGTGCGCCAAGTGGTTCGGCCTGCTCAGCGATGACTATCGAAACCTGACGGCGTACCTCGCCCGCCTCACCGCCCGCCCGGCGTTTCAGAAGGCGTTGAGCTGACGCTGCCAAGACTGGCGTGCTGGCGTCTCGGTTTGACCGCGCCTCGGCGCTGCCGTAAGGATTCCGCCCGTGTCCACCTTCGCGCTCATTTCCGACCCTCACGTCAGCGTGCCCAACCCCGATACCGGCTTCATGGCGCCGCAGATCCCTGGCGAGCCCACGATGTATGACCGCAGCGTCGAGCTGCTGGAGACGGCGATCGCGGAGATCAACGCGCTGCCCGAGGTTGACTTCGTGCTGGTGGCCGGAGACCTCACCAAGGACTCGGAGCCGTACAACCACGACCAGGCGCGCCAGCTGTTCAGCCGATTTCGCAAGCCGGTCTTCTGTGTCTCGGGCAACCACGATCAACCGCGCCCGGCGAAGCTACGCCCGCCGGCTTATCTCGACCCCGACGTGACCGGCGTGCCGACCCGCGAGCTGCCCCGCCTCTATGGCGACTTCGGATTCAAGAACCCCCAGCGGACGGCCTACAGCTGCAACCCGACGCCCGATGTGCACCTGATCGGCCTCTGCTCCGCTAAACTGGACGATGATTGTGGCTACATCGCGCCCGAAGTGCTGGCCTGGCTCGACACGGATCTCTCGACGCAACGTGATCCGGCCCGCGAAACGATTGTGATGCTGCATCACAGCATCATCGAACATGTCCCCGCTGAAGCGGTGAACCCGACCTTCTCTTGGTTTCACGTCGAAAACGCCCCCGAGCTCAAGGCAATTCTGCGCAAGCACGGCGTGCGCATCACGCTGACGGGCCATTTGCACATCCAGGACGTGAAGGAGGAGGCCGGGCTCTATAACATCGTGACCGCCTCGGTGGCCGGATATCCGCACGCCTATCGCATCATGACCCTGCGCAATGGCGTGATGGAGGTTCGCAGCCGCCGGCTGGATTCGATCCCGTCACAGCCGGATCTCCAGGGTTTCTCACGGGACTACACCGCCGACGCCTTCGTCAGCGCCATCCGTTCTGCGCTGATGGCAGCACCGTTCGATTACCCGCGCTCGCAGGCGGATGCCGCCGCCCACAAATTGCGCGACTGGTGGCCGTCGGTGGCGGACGGGGACGAGCAGTTCGCTTACACCGCCGAGGAGTTAGGGGACGCCGCGCTTGCCGCGTACGTCAATTCGTTTAGTGACCGCCCGCCGGCGGATAACGATCTGACCATTGAACTTTCGCGCCGCTCATGAGTTGAATGTGACCGCGGTTTTGACCGGATCGTCGCCGTCCGAAACGTCACCAGGGTGAGAGGCGGCGCCAGGATTTGGCTGGTGCACGCTTTGCGCTGCACCATGCAAGGTGCCGGATCGCATCTTTCTCGTTCCCTTGGTGCTTGCTGCCAGTTAGACTTGTGACGTGATCAGGAGCCTCTCCACAGCACTGGTACTGTTGCTGATCGCGGTCACCGTAGTGGACGGCGGCCGTGCGCTCGGTAGTGACGTCGCGACTGTGAGGATCGCAAGCGAGGCCGAAACATCCCTGGCCAGCTTCACGCCCTCGAACACGCCAACGCCGACGCGAACGCGCCGGCCCACCAGTACGAGAACGCCCACCATAACGCCGACACGCACCCACACGCGGCGCCCTACCGCGACCCGGACGCGGACGGCCACCCGCCGCCCGTCGAGTACGCGCACCCCGACCGTCACCGCCACCGCGACGCGCCGAGCCACGCGAACGCGCACGCCCACCCCCACCCTGACGCTGCCTCCGACGGCGACACCGACAGCGACCAACACGAGGCGGCCGACCGCCACCCGCACGCGTACGAACACGCTGACACCGACTCGGACAGCGACGCCGCCCGTGTCCACGCCCACGACTGGCCTGGGCTTCTCGTTGCGCTTCTACGGTAACGGCGCGAACGACATCGATCGCGTCAAGATCAAGCTCGAAGCCCCGGCACGGCCGATCGACGTGGATGGGAACTTCACGCTTGAGTGGTTGATGAAAGCGCTGCTGGTAGAGAACGGCGGCGACTGCGGTGAGGGCGACGACAACTGGATCACCGGCAACGTCATGTTCGATCGTGACGTCTACGGTAGCGGCGACATCGGCGATTTCGGGGTCGCGTTGTGCGCCGGCCGCGTTGCCTTCGGAGTCAATCGCTTGGGCAACGGGACCGGCATTCGGGGGGCGACCGTGGTTACAGACGGCTCTTGGCATCACGTCGCGGTGACGCGCAATACCACCTCCGGTAACGTGCGTATCTGGGTCGACGGTCGCCTCGATGGCGACGGGAGCGGGCCTACCGGGGGCATCGGCTACCGGGATGGACGCTCGACCTCGTGGCCGAACTCGGATCCCTACCTCGTGATTGGCGCCGAGAAGCACGATGCCGGTGCGGCGTACCCGTCGTACAGCGGTTGGATCGACGAGGTGCGCGTGACGAACGTCATCCGGTACACCGCCGCGTTCACTGCGCCGGCCCCACCGTTCGTGACCGACGCCAATACCGTGGCGCTGTACCATTTCGATGAAGGCAGCGGCGCGACTGTCACCGACGCATCGGGAGCCGCCGGCGGTCCGAGCACCGGCGCGCTGCGTTTCGGCGGCGCGCCGGCCGGCCCGCAGTGGTCGAGCGACGTTCCCTAGCCTTCGGCCGCGTCCGCGTGAACCATAGCTACGGCCGCGGTTCGGCCTTCGCCCGAGCACCGGATACGCCTGTGCGCGAATCAGCCCGGGCCCGCTCCCTGGGCGATCAGTTCTTGGTAGTAGATGACGTTGAGCCCGAGCAGCACGATGCGGGCGGCGCCTTCGACGCGGCCGTAGACCGCGGTCTGCGCCGGGTTACGCTCTCCCAGCGCCACCGCCACCCTGCGGCCGTCACTGCCGGTTAGAATCACGCGCGCCTGCGGCGGCTCGAGACCGAAAGCGGCGGCACCCTGACCGCTTTCGTCGACGACCTCGACCTCGGGCACCTCGGTTAGCTGATCCAGCAAGGCAGCAATCAGGTCTGACGGAATCCGCGAGCCGGCCGGCCGCTGCACCCGCCAGCGCGCGCCCTCACGCACGCACTCCACCGTCACCGAGCCGTGCTCGATCGTCACCGCCCGCACGTCGTCTTTGGCCAGCGCCAAGAACGCCTGGCGTGCGGCCGGCGCCTGCGGCACCGGCTCCTGCGAGCGCGGCTCGGTCGCTAGATAGTAGGCGGCCAGCACGGCGAACAGCAGCATGTAGGCCCAGGCGCGCCACGCCGTCATCCGGTGAACCTCCGCCGCAAAAAGACAACCAGCCCAAGCGCCAGAAACAGCGCCGGCTGTACCAGCGTACCGAGCCACAGCGCCAGGCTTCCTTGGCGCGCGCTCACGAACATCTGATTGACGCCGGGCAGCTGTTGCTGTGGGCGCACGCCCACAAGTTGTTCTTCGTGCGCCAGCCAGTTCACGGCGTTGACCAAGAGGTCCTTGTTGCCGAGGTACTCGATGAAAAAGTTGTTGGCGAAGTCCGAATCACCGATCACCAGCAGGCGGCCGGGCGCGACCCCTGGCACCGCCGGCAACACGACACTGACGGCCACGGGGACCGGACCGCGCTGGTCGCGCCCGGGGCTGAAGGCGGTTGTTCCACTGCGCAGCGCTTCGCGGTCGGCGCTGCGCCAACTGGCGGGGCTGGTCTCGAGCACGATGGCGCCGATGAAGCGGCTGTCGGGATCGGCAAGAAATTCCACCGGCCGGGCCTGAGCGAACAGCGGGGGAGCTTTGAGCGCCGCGCTCACCGGCTGGCGCGGCGACAGGCCGGGGATTGCCATGGTGAGTACGTCGCCGGCAAACAGGCGGCTCTCGGTGTCAGCCACCACGCCCTCGCCGGCAGCGATGTGATAGGTGCGCAGCAACGCCGCCAGGCCGGGCGCCTGTTCGGGGTCGAGCAACACCAGCACCCCACCGCCGCGTTCGAGGTAGTCGCCGATGGCGAGCAACTCCGCCGCCAACAGATCGGTGCGCGGCCCGGCGATGACCAGCACCGCGGCATCGCCGGGTACACCGGCGCCGGTCAACAAGCTGATCTGCTCGACTTCGTAGAATTCGTTCATCAGCGCCGCCCGGGCACTGCTCATGCCGCGCCGGCGGTCGTTGTCGGTAATGCTGCGTTCGCCGTGGCCGGTGACGGCAT
Coding sequences within it:
- a CDS encoding NAD(P)/FAD-dependent oxidoreductase is translated as MAKTENTEVIVVGGGLAGLTAAAYLARAGRAVTVFERSNALGGRAATHVKDQFSLNLGPHALYRGGAGIRILRELGVPFDGGSPSVSGGYAVDKGRVHTLPGGLLSLLTTGLLPVGGKIELARVLGSLQKINTDTIQRTSVRQWLDSTIRHPQTRSVVQALTRLSSYANEPERQSAGTAVAQVQIALARSVMYPNGGWQVLVDGLRRIAEAAGVRICGGSRVVAVEHDDAARGVRLADGTSHRATAVIVALGASEAAGLLSDSPVGRWAAAAVPVKAACLDVALRRVPRPAASFALGIDRPLYFSIHSAVAKLAPAPGAVMHAAKYLSSEPSDPKSDEQELEQLLDLVQPGWRSEVVERRFLPNMVACSALATAEMGGIGGRPGVEVPEIRNLYVAGDWVGSQGWLADGSLASAKRAAQLAIAGAAGAGALAA
- a CDS encoding sigma-70 family RNA polymerase sigma factor, with the translated sequence MIAPAFDGAFRAHERFLWGLCYRLTGSAADADDLVQETFVRAIERPPLGPQESWRGWLVQVAMNLGRDLLRRRRRQAYVGPWLPAPIETAEDEPPAFELPLDGTMTTEGRYDLLESVSFAFLLALEALTPQQRAVLLLRDVFDYSVRETAAALAISEPCVKTTHHRARRVLRDYDRERQVPTRALQEQTRQVLVQFMAAVANGDVAAVEALLAQSVRCVSDGAGEYFTGKIPIIGPARVARFNVKLGQRRLHGARFELRMINGLPAMVGEFSGGRPGEPPRLVMRCDLDRDGRIGALQFVVATRKLSAVRFPLPG
- a CDS encoding thioredoxin family protein; the protein is MAAIGQVLRAGIAAVVLALLALTPAWAGGDWNDGQVQWQPYAEGLQLAKKTKKPICLVFYTDWCPHCNNYSGVFHDPKVVAKSNQFVMIRLNSDENKELGQQYAGDGQYIPRTFFLSPEGKLEPAIALARDRFKYFYDEKNPASLLDGMDEALKKLR
- a CDS encoding acyl-CoA dehydrogenase family protein, which gives rise to MDFSLPPEIEQLCDNVRAFMDEHVYPLERQHHSWVMEVGGPAYPPWVKAIQAKAKAAGYWAFHLPKEAGGAGLPFMYYVFVNEILGRSPIAPLCFGSQAPDSGNAEILWKFGSEEQKQRWLKPLVNGDIRSCFSMTEPEVAGSDPRLLRTTAKREGDHYVINGHKWFTSGGHGASFAIVMAMTNPEQENPYLRFSQIIVPTDTPGFKIARGVPVMGDYDNHHAEIWYEDCRVPITNRLGGEGTGFVIAQERLGPGRIHHCMRWLGVAQRAFELMCQYATQREMFGSTLSRKANIQDWIAEARADIQAARLMTLHAAWKIDTAGASGAREEISLIKFFGAKVLHSVVDKAIQVYGAAGVTEDHPLAMFYRHARFARIYDGPDEVHKMVVARRILAQYEGKKR
- a CDS encoding type II toxin-antitoxin system HicA family toxin is translated as MKFSELVRLLEQNGFSLVREKGSIRYYGKHGVRRLIRVDYHGAKEVPSGTCNAILKAAELKPRQEGGDD
- a CDS encoding type II toxin-antitoxin system HicB family antitoxin; the protein is MIDLKYSLVIEATEDPSFFGFYSPDLEGFTGVGHSVEDCLYKARWGIEEHVSMLRETGLPVPKPNPHPTIMIQNERRAA
- a CDS encoding glutathione S-transferase family protein, whose protein sequence is MIKLYHGPRTRSVRIYWLLEELGLPYELVTVPFVAPLPPAKPFSQATPAGKFPTLEDGEVTMFESGAILEYVIERYGQGRLAPAPGTPQRAAFLQWVHFSEATAFPPLGNIAWHMFRQDADSIPAAMADYRTWAVAALDVLEKALAGRQYLLGPDFSAADIMVGYTVQCAKWFGLLSDDYRNLTAYLARLTARPAFQKALS
- a CDS encoding metallophosphoesterase → MSTFALISDPHVSVPNPDTGFMAPQIPGEPTMYDRSVELLETAIAEINALPEVDFVLVAGDLTKDSEPYNHDQARQLFSRFRKPVFCVSGNHDQPRPAKLRPPAYLDPDVTGVPTRELPRLYGDFGFKNPQRTAYSCNPTPDVHLIGLCSAKLDDDCGYIAPEVLAWLDTDLSTQRDPARETIVMLHHSIIEHVPAEAVNPTFSWFHVENAPELKAILRKHGVRITLTGHLHIQDVKEEAGLYNIVTASVAGYPHAYRIMTLRNGVMEVRSRRLDSIPSQPDLQGFSRDYTADAFVSAIRSALMAAPFDYPRSQADAAAHKLRDWWPSVADGDEQFAYTAEELGDAALAAYVNSFSDRPPADNDLTIELSRRS
- a CDS encoding LamG domain-containing protein, which codes for MTPTRTATPPVSTPTTGLGFSLRFYGNGANDIDRVKIKLEAPARPIDVDGNFTLEWLMKALLVENGGDCGEGDDNWITGNVMFDRDVYGSGDIGDFGVALCAGRVAFGVNRLGNGTGIRGATVVTDGSWHHVAVTRNTTSGNVRIWVDGRLDGDGSGPTGGIGYRDGRSTSWPNSDPYLVIGAEKHDAGAAYPSYSGWIDEVRVTNVIRYTAAFTAPAPPFVTDANTVALYHFDEGSGATVTDASGAAGGPSTGALRFGGAPAGPQWSSDVP
- a CDS encoding DUF4340 domain-containing protein produces the protein MTAWRAWAYMLLFAVLAAYYLATEPRSQEPVPQAPAARQAFLALAKDDVRAVTIEHGSVTVECVREGARWRVQRPAGSRIPSDLIAALLDQLTEVPEVEVVDESGQGAAAFGLEPPQARVILTGSDGRRVAVALGERNPAQTAVYGRVEGAARIVLLGLNVIYYQELIAQGAGPG
- a CDS encoding GldG family protein translates to MPKRNHGGRGGIGMKGAWRHWLLLAVGTVGLAGAMAMAVAISTRHPLRLDLTPDKAYTLAEHSLQVLHNLQHDVSLTAFLRSQDTRNREIEDLLWRVRSVSARVSYRVVDINRNPLAARQFGVNADGALVVESGGRRKAFTNPSEPLLIGAILQVTRSEKKRVYAVTGHGERSITDNDRRRGMSSARAALMNEFYEVEQISLLTGAGVPGDAAVLVIAGPRTDLLAAELLAIGDYLERGGGVLVLLDPEQAPGLAALLRTYHIAAGEGVVADTESRLFAGDVLTMAIPGLSPRQPVSAALKAPPLFAQARPVEFLADPDSRFIGAIVLETSPASWRSADREALRSGTTAFSPGRDQRGPVPVAVSVVLPAVPGVAPGRLLVIGDSDFANNFFIEYLGNKDLLVNAVNWLAHEEQLVGVRPQQQLPGVNQMFVSARQGSLALWLGTLVQPALFLALGLVVFLRRRFTG